The following are encoded in a window of Struthio camelus isolate bStrCam1 chromosome Z, bStrCam1.hap1, whole genome shotgun sequence genomic DNA:
- the LOC104152288 gene encoding purpurin — MFSSHFWHPMYLCFTAFPWKSSRKNIFGRRELWYLCNWRRRQDKQIMHNICLLLQGSPSFADPDSLFKGSWRAIHRKLSCRLQRRLKQSSLKDLQRLYPNRMKYAQYVFLASIFSTVEYSLAQTCAVESFSVKDNFDPKRYAGKWYALAKKDPEGLFLQDNISAEYTVEEDGTMTASSKGRVKLFGFWVICADMAAQYTVPDPTTPAKMYMTYQGLASYLSSGGDNYWVIDTDYDNYAITYACRSLKEDGSCDDGYSLIFSRNPRGLPPAIQRIVRQKQEEICMSGQFQPVLQSGAC, encoded by the exons atgttttctagcCATTTCTGGCATCCTATGTACTTGTGCTTCACTGCATTCCCCTGGAAGTCTTCTAGGAAGAACATCTTCGGAAGGAGAGAGCTATGGTATTTGTGCAACTGGAGACGTCGACAAGACAAG cagaTAATGCATAACATCTGTCTACTCTTGCAGGGATCACCTTCATTTGCTGATCCAG ATTCATTATTTAAAGGCAGCTGGAGGGCAATTCACAGAAAACTCTCCTGCAGACTGCAGCGCAGACTGAAGCAGAGTAGCCTCAAGGATCTCCAGCGCCTCTACCCCAACAG AATGAAATACGCACAATATGTTTTCCTGGCATCGATCTTCTCCACTGTTGAATATAGCCTAGCTCAGACCTGCGCAGTGGAGTCTTTCTCTGTGAAAGACAATTTTGATCCAAAAAGG TATGCAGGGAAGTGGTATGCCCTGGCCAAAAAAGATCCAGAAGGCCTTTTCCTTCAGGACAATATCTCTGCTGAATACACCGTTGAGGAGGACGGCACAATGACAGCGTCTTCCAAAGGCCGAGTGAAGCTTTTTGG GTTCTGGGTGATCTGTGCTGACATGGCTGCTCAATACACAGTACCTGACCCAACCACTCCAGCAAAAATGTACATGACCTACCAGGGCCTGGCCAGCTACCTGTCCAGTGGTG GGGACAACTACTGGGTGATTGACACCGACTATGATAACTATGCCATTACCTATGCCTGCCGCAGCCTGAAAGAGGACGGCTCCTGTGATGATGGCTACTCCCTGATCTTCTCACGCAACCCCCGTGGCCTCCCCCCAGCCATTCAACGCATTGTGCGTCAGAAGCAGGAAGAAATCTGCATGTCCGGCCAGTTCCAGCCTGTTCTTCAGTCAG gggCCTGCTAA